The proteins below are encoded in one region of Leptotrichia sp. oral taxon 218:
- a CDS encoding ABC-F family ATP-binding cassette domain-containing protein — MSLVQFNRVYKQFAGEYILKDINFTIEEKDKIGLVGVNGAGKSTIIRMLLDRERIDGAEDNLNEVGNIVKSASMKIGYLSQNHEFSDEKNTIYEEMMSVFAEEREIWHELQKVNLLLGTAENEELEKLINKSAELSSLYEAKGGYDIEYKIKQILTGLELTEEYYNLVLKDLSGGEQTRVSLAKLLLSEPDLLILDEPTNHLDLVSIEWLEDYLKRYAKAFLLVSHDRIFLDNVCNKIFEIENKKLHKYDGNFSAFIIQKEMILKGEMKRYEKEQEKIKKMEEYIDRFRAGIKARQAKGRQKILDRIERMDDPVFNPQRMKLKFETDTITGDNVLKVNGISKSFDNKKVLNNVSFQLFRGERVGIIGKNGIGKSTLLKILVNKLKQDSGTVEYGSRVKVGYYDQNHMDLTPANNILQEINNSLNLTEEYLRTLAGAFLFSGDDVLKKVEKLSGGEKVRVSFLKLYMQRANFLILDEPTNHLDIYSIEVLEDALEDFDGTMLVVSHNRHFLDTVCNTIYYLDENGLTKFKGNYEDYKESLKNNKSNPTATDIETKEEQKLSYQEQKELSKKISKLKRDIAKLEEKMEKISEKREELNKDYEEAGRKNDVGKLMEIQEEFDRLDSDEMEMMEEWDLKSEELKRLE, encoded by the coding sequence ATGAGTTTAGTGCAATTTAATAGGGTGTATAAGCAGTTTGCTGGGGAATATATATTGAAGGATATTAATTTTACGATTGAGGAGAAGGATAAGATTGGGCTTGTTGGGGTGAATGGAGCTGGGAAATCGACGATTATTCGGATGTTGCTTGATAGAGAGCGAATTGATGGGGCGGAAGATAATTTGAATGAAGTTGGGAATATTGTGAAAAGTGCTTCGATGAAAATTGGATATTTGTCGCAAAATCATGAGTTTTCGGATGAAAAAAATACGATTTATGAAGAGATGATGTCGGTTTTTGCAGAAGAGAGGGAAATTTGGCATGAACTTCAGAAGGTTAATTTGCTTTTGGGAACAGCTGAAAATGAAGAGCTGGAAAAATTGATTAATAAGTCTGCGGAGTTGTCGTCGCTTTATGAGGCGAAGGGCGGATATGATATTGAGTATAAGATAAAGCAGATTTTGACTGGGCTGGAGTTGACTGAGGAATATTACAATTTGGTGCTGAAAGATTTGAGTGGTGGAGAGCAAACTAGGGTTTCACTTGCAAAATTGCTATTATCTGAGCCAGATTTGCTAATTTTAGATGAGCCGACAAACCATTTGGATTTGGTTTCAATTGAGTGGCTGGAAGACTATTTGAAACGGTATGCGAAGGCGTTTTTACTTGTTTCACATGATAGGATTTTTTTGGATAATGTTTGTAACAAAATTTTTGAAATTGAGAATAAGAAATTGCATAAGTATGATGGGAATTTTTCTGCATTTATCATTCAAAAAGAGATGATTTTGAAAGGGGAAATGAAGCGTTACGAAAAAGAGCAGGAAAAAATTAAGAAAATGGAAGAATACATTGACAGATTCCGTGCTGGAATAAAGGCTAGACAGGCAAAAGGTCGACAAAAAATTCTAGATAGAATCGAGCGAATGGACGATCCTGTTTTTAATCCGCAAAGAATGAAATTGAAATTTGAAACAGATACGATTACTGGGGACAATGTTTTAAAAGTGAATGGAATTTCAAAAAGTTTTGACAACAAAAAGGTGTTGAATAATGTGAGTTTTCAGCTATTTCGTGGCGAAAGAGTCGGAATTATTGGAAAAAATGGGATTGGAAAATCAACTTTGTTAAAAATTTTGGTAAATAAATTGAAGCAGGACTCAGGAACTGTCGAGTACGGTTCTCGTGTGAAAGTCGGTTATTACGACCAAAATCACATGGATTTAACTCCAGCAAACAATATTTTGCAGGAAATTAATAATTCTCTAAATTTGACGGAAGAATATTTACGAACACTTGCGGGAGCTTTCTTATTTTCAGGCGATGATGTTTTGAAAAAAGTAGAAAAATTGAGCGGTGGGGAAAAAGTTAGAGTTTCATTCTTAAAATTGTATATGCAAAGGGCGAATTTCCTAATTTTAGATGAGCCGACAAACCATTTGGATATTTACTCAATTGAAGTTTTGGAAGACGCATTAGAAGATTTTGACGGAACAATGCTTGTCGTATCGCATAATCGTCACTTTTTAGACACAGTTTGTAACACAATTTACTATCTTGACGAAAATGGTCTTACGAAATTTAAAGGAAATTACGAAGATTACAAGGAAAGTTTGAAAAATAATAAATCGAATCCGACTGCAACTGACATTGAAACAAAAGAAGAACAAAAATTGTCATATCAGGAGCAAAAGGAACTTTCTAAAAAAATCTCAAAATTGAAAAGAGATATTGCAAAATTGGAAGAGAAAATGGAGAAAATCTCAGAAAAACGGGAAGAATTGAATAAAGATTATGAAGAAGCTGGGCGAAAAAATGATGTTGGAAAATTGATGGAAATTCAGGAGGAATTTGACAGATTGGATAGTGACGAGATGGAAATGATGGAAGAGTGGGATTTGAAGAGTGAGGAATTGAAGAGATTGGAATAA
- a CDS encoding SemiSWEET family transporter, protein MNKKKINTIVGSIGAFIGVFVFITYIPQIIANLGGEKAQPWQPLTASISCLIWVIYGWTKEPKKDFILIVPNLAGVILGFLTFITAL, encoded by the coding sequence ATGAACAAAAAGAAAATTAACACTATTGTTGGTTCAATTGGAGCATTTATTGGAGTTTTTGTGTTTATAACCTATATTCCTCAAATTATCGCTAATTTAGGAGGAGAAAAAGCTCAGCCTTGGCAACCGCTCACAGCTTCAATTTCTTGTCTAATTTGGGTTATTTACGGATGGACTAAAGAACCTAAAAAAGATTTCATCCTTATTGTTCCAAATTTAGCTGGTGTAATATTAGGATTTTTAACTTTTATTACAGCTTTATAA
- a CDS encoding ATP-binding protein yields the protein MIKREQYLKEIRKFMDKPIIKVITGMRRSGKSMILKLISKELEEKGINKENIIFINFESLMFAEFANFQKLYSYIIEKSKNLAGKIYILLDEIQEVASWEKVINSLLVDLDCDIYITGSNANLLSSELATYIAGRYVEIKVFPLSFKEFIDFSKIQNPEKIYSNEEYFEKYLQFGGLPAIHNFNQDKTSIYQYLTDIYNSVLLKDVVARNNIRDIELLERIILYIFDNIGNIFSAKKISDFLKSQGRKLSVETVYNYLKALENAYIISKVQRYDIKGKSILETQEKFYLLDLGLKHSQLGYKANDIAGHLENIIYLELLRRKYNVNIGKLKTKEIDFIAQKEDKKLYIQATYLLASENTIEREFSPLKNIEDNYPKYVLSMDNLSEYNINGIQRKKIIDFLLDL from the coding sequence ATGATAAAAAGAGAGCAATATTTAAAAGAAATTAGAAAATTTATGGATAAGCCGATAATAAAAGTTATTACTGGTATGCGTAGAAGCGGAAAATCTATGATTTTAAAATTAATATCTAAAGAACTTGAAGAAAAGGGAATTAATAAAGAGAATATTATTTTTATTAATTTTGAGTCTTTAATGTTCGCCGAATTTGCAAATTTTCAAAAATTATATAGCTATATTATTGAAAAATCAAAAAATTTAGCTGGTAAAATTTATATTTTACTCGATGAAATTCAAGAAGTTGCTTCTTGGGAAAAAGTAATAAATTCATTGCTAGTTGACTTAGATTGTGATATTTATATCACTGGTTCGAATGCTAATTTATTATCTTCGGAATTGGCTACCTACATTGCAGGAAGATATGTTGAAATAAAGGTTTTTCCTTTATCTTTTAAAGAATTTATAGATTTTTCCAAAATTCAAAATCCAGAAAAAATTTACAGCAATGAAGAATATTTTGAAAAATATTTGCAATTTGGAGGTTTACCTGCCATCCACAATTTCAATCAAGATAAAACTTCTATTTATCAGTATTTGACTGATATTTATAATTCTGTCTTGCTAAAAGATGTTGTTGCGAGAAATAATATAAGGGATATTGAACTTTTAGAACGAATAATTTTATATATTTTTGACAATATTGGAAACATTTTTTCTGCCAAAAAAATTTCAGATTTTTTAAAAAGTCAAGGTAGAAAGTTAAGCGTTGAAACCGTTTATAATTATTTAAAAGCACTTGAAAATGCGTATATTATTTCAAAAGTTCAAAGATATGACATAAAAGGAAAATCCATTTTAGAAACACAAGAAAAATTTTATCTTCTTGACTTAGGTTTAAAACATTCTCAATTAGGCTACAAAGCAAACGACATCGCTGGTCATCTTGAAAACATCATCTATTTAGAATTATTAAGAAGAAAATACAATGTAAATATCGGAAAATTAAAAACAAAAGAAATTGATTTCATCGCACAAAAAGAAGATAAAAAATTATATATTCAAGCAACTTATCTTTTAGCCTCAGAAAACACCATTGAACGAGAATTTTCTCCATTAAAAAACATTGAAGACAACTATCCAAAATATGTTCTTTCTATGGATAATTTAAGTGAATATAATATAAATGGAATTCAACGGAAAAAGATTATAGATTTTTTGCTGGATTTATAA
- a CDS encoding transposase: protein MKKFLEKIGKDELIEYYRLSKGRFAVGNFVGINGQFAIFTSISKYGKNGGFRFIKIDDLKRIAKNTEYLASMKEKIKERNSENRRIVELEKNKFFKELFRYLKKNKIKLKIFFEDDYQKEGYLLKETKEFLHFQWCDEEGNPEEVIRKSEAKRIEIGENIIKDIIIKGEKVKRNKIIVAEDDIQGDILFQDEDYSLIYENNLFWEDSNFVIVRTTDIWEITEKVYKIETESVSPNDIFSDISNMEIKEILKRCYENKILIDFEYEQSYYEKYGIIEKLEDDKLILKEISKISGIFVSKSEILIKDISFLFVRNCRVLRVVE from the coding sequence ATGAAAAAATTTTTAGAAAAAATTGGAAAAGATGAGTTGATTGAATATTATCGTTTATCTAAAGGACGATTTGCTGTTGGAAATTTTGTTGGAATTAATGGACAATTTGCTATTTTTACTTCGATTAGTAAATATGGGAAAAATGGTGGATTTAGATTTATAAAAATAGATGATTTAAAAAGAATTGCAAAAAATACAGAATATTTAGCATCAATGAAAGAAAAAATAAAAGAAAGAAATTCTGAAAATAGAAGAATTGTTGAACTTGAAAAAAATAAGTTTTTTAAAGAATTATTTAGATATCTTAAAAAAAATAAAATAAAATTGAAAATATTTTTTGAAGATGACTACCAAAAAGAAGGGTATTTATTGAAAGAAACAAAAGAATTTTTACATTTTCAGTGGTGTGATGAGGAAGGAAATCCTGAAGAAGTTATTAGAAAAAGTGAAGCGAAGAGAATCGAGATAGGAGAAAATATTATTAAAGACATAATTATTAAAGGTGAAAAAGTTAAGAGAAATAAAATTATAGTAGCTGAAGATGATATTCAAGGAGATATTCTTTTTCAAGATGAAGATTATTCATTGATTTATGAAAATAATTTGTTTTGGGAAGATTCAAATTTTGTAATAGTGAGAACAACTGATATTTGGGAAATTACAGAAAAAGTTTATAAAATAGAAACAGAAAGCGTTTCTCCAAATGATATTTTTTCTGATATTTCAAATATGGAGATAAAAGAAATTTTGAAAAGATGTTATGAAAATAAGATATTGATAGATTTTGAATATGAACAGTCATATTATGAAAAATACGGAATCATTGAAAAACTTGAAGATGATAAATTGATTTTAAAAGAAATAAGTAAAATAAGTGGAATTTTTGTTTCTAAATCAGAAATATTGATTAAAGATATTTCATTTTTGTTTGTGAGAAATTGTAGAGTTTTGAGAGTAGTAGAGTAA
- a CDS encoding DUF2207 domain-containing protein, translating into MEEFIIYKKNSGFYIFYFGVILATIIMTSKDVKFGSGEGNFGLLVLIVIIVFFLEIFWLRILFLPVFSKYTSKILKIFIALLFLFLVYCFMLLNIASIFELRFYILVPLAFVILFFIYKKLIVRYTENGLLAMNEIESFRKYILNFEKLEIPTFSSEDELIENFQQMYIYAFALGIEKRFLNFLDITLEKNNFAGRKEIIYEKLLISTVFCDKKLLGELKLNVMGR; encoded by the coding sequence TTGGAAGAATTTATAATTTACAAGAAAAATTCAGGATTTTATATTTTTTATTTTGGAGTTATTTTAGCTACAATTATAATGACGAGTAAAGATGTAAAATTTGGAAGTGGAGAAGGAAATTTTGGACTTTTAGTTTTAATTGTAATAATTGTTTTTTTCTTGGAAATTTTTTGGCTAAGAATATTATTTTTACCAGTATTTTCTAAATATACCTCAAAAATACTAAAAATTTTTATTGCATTGTTATTCTTATTTTTGGTGTATTGCTTTATGTTACTAAATATTGCATCCATATTTGAACTAAGATTTTATATTTTAGTTCCATTGGCATTTGTAATTTTATTTTTCATTTACAAGAAATTAATTGTGCGATATACTGAAAATGGACTTTTGGCCATGAATGAAATTGAATCATTCAGAAAATACATTTTAAATTTTGAAAAATTGGAAATTCCCACTTTTTCAAGTGAAGATGAATTAATCGAAAATTTTCAGCAAATGTATATTTACGCTTTTGCTTTGGGAATTGAAAAAAGATTTTTGAATTTTTTGGATATTACTTTGGAGAAAAATAATTTTGCTGGGAGAAAAGAAATTATTTATGAAAAACTTTTGATTTCGACTGTTTTTTGTGATAAAAAATTGTTGGGAGAATTGAAACTTAATGTTATGGGAAGATGA
- a CDS encoding RNA-guided endonuclease TnpB family protein: MANYVLTLALKTELWQEHILEKRINIARMIYNSCLSEILKRHRKMIISPEYKEISNLDKKEQSKRYKELDRKYSISKFELNKYVKPMTQKFKKNLGSQMGQELAERAFATYEKFKYGKAKKVHFKSYGNFYSVREKGNITGLRFFKEDCCISWLGLKIPVIIKNNDKYAQSCFLDKLLYCRLLKRVVNEKNKYYIQITFEGTPPKKHKVGGENEIGIDIGTSTIAIVSDNKAELKILAENVEINEKEKIRLQRKLDRQRRANNPNKYNKDGTINIENKEKWKKSKSYVKTKLKLSNLQRKIAEKRKQSHNILANSILEIGTIVKVENMSFKALQRRSKKTEISEKTGKFKKKKRFGKSLSNRAPALLIEIINRKLGYIEKNIIKIDTFKVKASQLNHSTNEYEKKSLSKRWVEILGNKIQRDLYSAFLIKNVKENLEEVNIEKAQKEFKNFVKLHNEEIERIKKGNVKTLKCMGF; the protein is encoded by the coding sequence ATGGCAAATTATGTATTGACATTAGCTTTAAAAACTGAACTATGGCAAGAACATATTTTAGAAAAAAGAATAAACATAGCTAGAATGATATATAATTCCTGCCTTAGTGAAATTCTTAAAAGACATAGAAAAATGATAATTTCTCCTGAATATAAAGAAATCAGTAATTTAGATAAAAAAGAGCAATCTAAAAGATATAAAGAATTAGACAGAAAATATTCAATATCTAAATTTGAATTAAATAAGTATGTGAAACCTATGACACAAAAATTTAAAAAGAATCTAGGTTCTCAAATGGGACAAGAATTAGCTGAAAGAGCTTTTGCGACTTATGAAAAATTTAAGTATGGTAAAGCTAAAAAAGTACATTTTAAAAGTTATGGAAATTTCTATTCTGTTAGAGAAAAAGGGAATATTACAGGACTTAGATTTTTTAAAGAAGATTGTTGCATATCTTGGTTAGGCTTAAAGATTCCAGTAATAATAAAAAATAATGATAAATATGCACAAAGTTGTTTTTTAGATAAATTATTATATTGTAGGTTACTTAAAAGAGTTGTAAATGAAAAAAACAAATACTACATTCAAATAACTTTTGAGGGAACACCTCCTAAAAAACATAAAGTTGGTGGAGAAAATGAAATTGGAATTGATATAGGAACTTCAACAATAGCAATCGTTAGTGATAATAAAGCAGAATTAAAGATTTTAGCTGAAAATGTAGAAATAAATGAAAAAGAAAAAATAAGACTACAAAGAAAACTAGATAGACAGAGAAGAGCAAACAATCCTAATAAATATAACAAAGATGGCACAATTAATATAGAAAATAAAGAAAAATGGAAAAAGAGCAAATCATATGTGAAAACAAAGTTAAAACTTTCAAATTTACAGAGAAAAATCGCAGAGAAAAGAAAGCAATCTCATAATATTTTAGCGAATAGTATACTAGAAATTGGAACAATAGTAAAAGTTGAAAATATGAGTTTTAAAGCTTTACAGAGAAGAAGCAAGAAAACTGAAATATCTGAAAAAACTGGAAAATTTAAAAAGAAAAAGAGATTTGGAAAATCTTTATCAAATAGAGCACCTGCATTATTGATTGAAATAATAAATAGAAAATTAGGATATATTGAAAAAAATATAATAAAAATTGATACTTTTAAAGTAAAAGCTAGTCAACTAAATCATAGTACAAATGAATATGAAAAGAAAAGTCTATCAAAAAGATGGGTAGAAATATTAGGAAATAAAATACAAAGAGATTTGTATTCTGCATTTTTAATAAAGAATGTAAAAGAAAATTTAGAAGAAGTAAATATAGAAAAAGCACAAAAAGAATTTAAAAATTTTGTTAAATTGCATAATGAAGAAATTGAAAGAATAAAAAAAGGAAATGTAAAAACATTAAAATGTATGGGATTTTAA
- the tnpA gene encoding IS200/IS605 family transposase, translating to MANINFGRGYMYSIQYHIVWCVKYRRKVLIDDIEKTLKKLLIEISNENNIKIVEMETDLDHVHILIECSPQHFIPNILKIFKGISARKLFLKHPEIKNKLWNGHLWNPSYFVATVSENTEEQIKRYIQTQKEK from the coding sequence ATGGCAAATATTAATTTTGGAAGAGGATATATGTATTCAATTCAATATCATATAGTGTGGTGTGTAAAATATAGAAGAAAAGTATTAATTGATGATATTGAAAAAACTTTAAAAAAATTACTAATTGAAATTTCTAATGAAAATAATATAAAAATAGTAGAAATGGAAACAGATTTAGACCATGTTCATATATTAATTGAATGTAGTCCTCAACATTTCATACCTAATATTTTGAAAATATTCAAGGGAATTTCTGCAAGAAAACTTTTTTTAAAACATCCCGAGATAAAAAATAAGTTATGGAATGGACACTTATGGAATCCTAGTTATTTTGTTGCAACTGTTTCTGAAAATACTGAAGAACAAATAAAAAGATATATCCAAACTCAAAAAGAAAAATAA
- a CDS encoding DUF937 domain-containing protein: protein MNLEALLGLLQGQDLGKLAEQVGGSSTEARNGVAAALSAILAAVNKNANNSEKAQGLNKALEQHDGSVLNNLGSYLQNPDLKDGAGILSHLFGGNTQNVANAVSQSSGLDTQGSLKMLETLAPLVLGALGQQKKENNLDAQGISNLTSNLAANFAGEGGIMSMITNLLDANKDGNVMDDLTGMIGKLFGGK from the coding sequence ATGAATTTAGAAGCATTATTAGGACTTTTACAAGGACAAGATTTAGGAAAATTAGCCGAGCAAGTTGGAGGAAGCAGCACAGAAGCGAGAAATGGAGTAGCAGCGGCTCTATCAGCAATTTTGGCAGCAGTTAATAAAAACGCAAATAATAGCGAAAAAGCACAAGGATTGAATAAAGCGTTGGAACAGCACGATGGCTCAGTATTAAATAATCTTGGAAGTTATTTGCAAAATCCAGATTTAAAAGATGGAGCAGGAATTTTGAGCCATTTATTTGGTGGAAATACACAAAATGTGGCAAATGCAGTTTCTCAGTCGAGCGGTTTGGATACTCAAGGAAGTTTGAAGATGTTAGAAACTTTAGCACCATTAGTTTTGGGAGCGTTAGGACAACAGAAAAAAGAAAATAATTTAGACGCACAGGGAATTAGTAATCTAACTTCAAATCTTGCAGCGAATTTTGCTGGAGAAGGTGGAATTATGAGTATGATTACAAATTTATTAGATGCGAATAAAGATGGAAATGTAATGGATGATTTGACTGGAATGATTGGTAAATTATTTGGTGGAAAATAA
- a CDS encoding lipoprotein, translated as MKKIFEVIILSGMFLIGCAKGGKDEDKKSKEKENIENIIKRENIFSNNSIETVLKIFSEKSEKNRIGINKFEKLIFENRNYYYAKINSKENSIYALDYSGINVTGIFLKVNKVDSANLGVIENLVANLIQVSDSKLKDSEARAIYAEILSKLKDNEFSSSLTYTNGITYGLQINSATGEFIFYAKEADTQNAQESFQNITIDENSRIIAEKSGRR; from the coding sequence ATGAAAAAAATTTTTGAAGTTATTATTTTATCGGGTATGTTTTTAATTGGTTGTGCAAAAGGCGGGAAAGACGAAGATAAAAAAAGTAAAGAAAAAGAAAATATAGAAAATATTATCAAAAGAGAAAATATTTTTTCAAATAATTCGATTGAAACAGTACTTAAAATATTTTCTGAGAAATCGGAAAAAAATAGAATCGGAATTAATAAATTTGAAAAATTAATTTTTGAAAATAGAAATTATTATTACGCTAAAATAAATTCCAAAGAAAATTCAATTTATGCGTTAGATTACAGCGGAATAAATGTGACAGGAATATTTTTGAAAGTAAATAAAGTGGATAGTGCAAACTTAGGAGTAATTGAAAATTTAGTGGCAAATTTAATTCAAGTATCTGATAGCAAACTAAAAGATTCTGAAGCAAGAGCGATTTACGCAGAAATTTTATCAAAATTAAAAGATAACGAATTTTCCAGTTCACTTACATATACAAATGGGATAACTTACGGATTACAAATAAACAGTGCAACGGGAGAATTTATATTTTATGCAAAAGAAGCTGATACACAAAACGCACAAGAAAGTTTTCAGAATATTACCATTGACGAAAATTCAAGAATTATTGCAGAAAAAAGTGGAAGAAGGTAA
- a CDS encoding phosphate/phosphite/phosphonate ABC transporter substrate-binding protein, with product MKKNILKFLTLLVAIFFMVSCSKKNDTIKIVFLPNEANESLKKSRDEFAKIIQQATGKKVEIITTTDYNITVENIVSGQAQITYLGAEAYLKARERSKDIEAVLTNAGESGTLKDSLYYSFIAVRSEDAAKYKTGNNFDLKKLKGKTIGFVTNSSTSGFKIPGKVIADEFGIKNTDELIEPNKVFSKVVFGASHPGTQALLFKGDVDVATFAIPKSFTTYELTSGTDFRTGATYRVKKGAVAPFGQYAGKSFTVIRSIPVYNGPIVFNTKTLSKEDQEKIKKALMSKEVTDNPYIFSPKEKTKDSKIKGLFLRENPNIGFIETNTAWYESMKGIK from the coding sequence ATGAAAAAAAACATTTTAAAATTTTTGACCTTACTTGTGGCAATATTTTTTATGGTAAGTTGTTCCAAAAAGAACGACACGATAAAAATTGTCTTTTTGCCAAATGAAGCGAATGAATCGTTAAAAAAATCACGAGACGAATTTGCCAAAATCATTCAACAAGCTACAGGAAAAAAAGTAGAAATTATAACAACAACTGACTATAACATCACAGTTGAAAACATCGTATCTGGACAAGCGCAAATCACTTATCTTGGTGCAGAAGCCTATTTAAAAGCAAGAGAGCGTTCAAAAGATATTGAAGCCGTGCTTACAAATGCTGGAGAAAGCGGAACTTTAAAAGATTCCCTATATTACAGTTTTATCGCTGTTCGTAGTGAAGATGCCGCTAAATATAAAACCGGAAATAACTTTGACTTAAAAAAACTTAAAGGAAAAACAATCGGATTTGTTACAAATAGCTCAACTTCTGGATTTAAAATTCCTGGAAAAGTTATTGCCGACGAATTTGGAATAAAAAATACTGATGAATTGATTGAACCAAATAAAGTGTTCTCAAAAGTTGTCTTTGGAGCATCTCACCCTGGAACACAAGCACTATTATTTAAAGGAGATGTTGATGTAGCAACATTTGCTATTCCAAAATCATTTACAACTTATGAGTTGACTTCTGGAACTGACTTTAGAACTGGAGCAACTTACAGAGTTAAAAAAGGAGCTGTTGCACCATTTGGACAATACGCTGGAAAAAGTTTCACTGTAATTCGTTCAATCCCTGTCTACAACGGACCTATTGTATTTAACACAAAAACTTTATCAAAAGAAGATCAGGAAAAAATCAAAAAGGCTTTGATGTCTAAAGAAGTTACAGACAATCCGTATATTTTTAGTCCAAAAGAAAAAACAAAAGATTCAAAAATTAAAGGATTATTTTTAAGAGAAAATCCAAATATTGGATTTATTGAAACAAATACCGCATGGTATGAAAGTATGAAAGGTATCAAATAA
- a CDS encoding RNA-binding S4 domain-containing protein: MRLDKFLKVTRIIKRRTVAKELADNGNITVNGEQKKSSYEVKKNDIFEIKYFSKNIKVKVLDLPPESLKKELIENYIQII, translated from the coding sequence ATGAGATTAGACAAATTTTTAAAAGTTACAAGAATTATAAAAAGAAGAACCGTTGCAAAAGAACTAGCTGACAATGGCAATATCACTGTAAATGGAGAACAAAAAAAATCTTCTTATGAAGTGAAAAAAAATGACATTTTTGAAATAAAATATTTTAGCAAAAATATAAAAGTAAAAGTTTTAGATTTGCCACCTGAAAGCCTAAAAAAGGAACTTATAGAAAACTATATACAAATTATTTAG
- a CDS encoding GyrI-like domain-containing protein yields the protein MTFDFKKEEKQFYNSGKKPVIVEIPEMNFLSIRGKGNPNEENGEYKKALELIYAIAYTLKMSYKSDYKIEGFFNYVVPPLEGLWCSEKEQENSKLEKEKLSWISLIRLPDFIKKEDFEWAIKVSTDKKKKDFSKVEFFTYKEGICVQCVHIGSYDDEPKTILSMEEYARKKGYTFNITEKTPHHEIYLSDPRKVDISKIKTVIRYPIKKIK from the coding sequence ATGACATTTGATTTTAAAAAAGAAGAAAAACAATTTTACAATTCTGGGAAAAAACCTGTTATAGTAGAAATTCCTGAAATGAATTTTCTTTCCATCAGAGGAAAAGGCAATCCAAATGAAGAAAATGGAGAATACAAGAAAGCACTTGAATTAATATATGCTATCGCTTACACATTAAAAATGAGTTATAAAAGTGATTATAAAATCGAAGGATTTTTTAATTATGTTGTTCCACCGCTTGAAGGATTATGGTGTTCGGAAAAAGAACAGGAAAATAGTAAATTGGAAAAAGAAAAGTTAAGTTGGATTTCCTTAATAAGATTGCCTGATTTTATTAAAAAAGAAGATTTTGAATGGGCTATAAAAGTATCAACTGACAAAAAGAAAAAAGATTTTTCCAAAGTTGAGTTTTTTACTTATAAAGAAGGAATTTGCGTACAATGTGTGCACATAGGTTCCTATGATGATGAGCCTAAAACTATTTTATCAATGGAGGAATATGCCAGAAAAAAAGGTTACACTTTTAATATAACAGAAAAAACACCTCATCATGAAATATATTTGAGCGATCCCAGAAAAGTTGACATAAGTAAAATTAAAACGGTCATTCGGTATCCAATAAAAAAGATAAAATAG